From one Verrucomicrobiia bacterium genomic stretch:
- a CDS encoding tannase/feruloyl esterase family alpha/beta hydrolase, which yields MNRKISSLALALLLSCFSVSGQTATTQSSADKSAALRALKIDTATITSVERDPSGTRTIVKLTLKPAKGSNIQVEVWLPDAEKWNARFLGLGNGGAAGKINPGGLASASAQGYAVATTDMGTAPNALSGVGNPEVWKDFGYRATHLMTVAAKQIVRAHYGKAPEFSYFSGGSTGGQQALQEAQRYPEDYDGIAAAVAAHCRTPLHAYFLWNDQILKKCPFTKSQDANIMAAANEYMASREIPIAAGKFVSDPRCDAKDIEAVIALARKKDKTLTDEHADALRKLFDGPRHAVTGERIFNGIPLGSSIELSHGHLYLFNWVFGAEKNLQEINFGADIDTYTAKLAPYLNAENSDLRAFEKRGGKLIMTLGTADSVVPYHASIDYYERVIGQCGGLEKVQSFFRFYVVPGLAHGGGPGINQPPNLLEAVRAWRETGKAPFALTGKHAENGKPTWEMPLYPYPTQIGWNATNSTFQPVEGKRGGVDKIAERFRPAATE from the coding sequence ATGAACAGAAAGATTTCCTCCCTCGCGCTCGCGTTGCTGCTCAGTTGCTTTTCCGTCTCCGGCCAGACGGCGACGACGCAAAGCAGCGCAGATAAATCAGCCGCATTACGCGCGCTGAAGATCGACACCGCGACAATCACCAGCGTGGAACGCGATCCCTCGGGCACACGCACGATCGTGAAGCTGACGCTCAAACCGGCGAAAGGCTCGAATATTCAGGTGGAGGTCTGGCTGCCGGATGCGGAGAAATGGAATGCGCGCTTCCTCGGCCTGGGCAACGGCGGTGCGGCGGGAAAGATCAATCCCGGTGGGCTCGCGAGCGCGAGTGCCCAAGGTTACGCCGTCGCCACCACGGATATGGGCACGGCGCCGAATGCGCTCTCGGGCGTGGGCAATCCGGAGGTGTGGAAGGATTTCGGCTATCGCGCCACGCATCTCATGACGGTGGCGGCCAAGCAGATCGTGCGGGCGCATTACGGGAAGGCGCCGGAGTTCTCGTATTTCAGCGGCGGCTCCACGGGTGGTCAGCAAGCGTTGCAGGAGGCGCAGCGTTATCCCGAAGATTACGATGGCATCGCGGCGGCCGTCGCGGCGCACTGCCGCACGCCGTTGCACGCTTACTTCCTGTGGAACGATCAGATATTGAAGAAGTGCCCCTTCACGAAGTCGCAGGATGCCAACATCATGGCGGCGGCGAATGAATACATGGCCTCGCGGGAAATCCCGATCGCCGCAGGCAAGTTCGTCTCCGATCCACGTTGCGATGCGAAGGACATCGAGGCCGTCATCGCCTTGGCGCGAAAAAAGGATAAGACACTCACCGATGAACACGCCGACGCGCTGCGCAAACTCTTCGATGGACCGCGCCATGCCGTGACCGGTGAACGCATCTTCAATGGCATCCCGCTCGGCAGTTCCATCGAGCTGTCGCACGGGCACCTGTATCTCTTCAACTGGGTTTTCGGCGCGGAGAAGAATCTGCAGGAGATCAATTTCGGGGCGGACATCGACACCTACACGGCGAAGCTCGCGCCCTATCTGAACGCAGAGAATTCTGACCTGCGCGCCTTCGAGAAACGCGGTGGCAAGCTCATTATGACCCTCGGCACTGCGGATTCCGTCGTGCCCTACCACGCCTCCATTGATTATTACGAGCGCGTGATCGGCCAGTGCGGTGGACTGGAAAAAGTGCAGTCCTTCTTCCGCTTCTACGTCGTCCCGGGTCTGGCCCACGGCGGCGGCCCGGGCATCAATCAACCGCCCAACCTCCTCGAAGCCGTCCGCGCCTGGCGCGAAACCGGCAAAGCCCCCTTCGCCCTAACCGGCAAACACGCCGAAAACGGCAAACCCACCTGGGAAATGCCCCTCTACCCCTACCCCACCCAAATTGGATGGAACGCCACTAACTCCACCTTTCAACCCGTTGAAGGTAAGCGCGGTGGTGTGGATAAGATTGCAGAACGGTTTCGCCCAGCAGCAACGGAGTAG